One Lates calcarifer isolate ASB-BC8 unplaced genomic scaffold, TLL_Latcal_v3 _unitig_1024_quiver_1489, whole genome shotgun sequence DNA segment encodes these proteins:
- the LOC108885740 gene encoding tetraspanin-8-like, translated as LTLTLTLTIQLSGCIILGVGIYLKVSKGGNQITNESLPGIDLMIAIGVIIMVLGFLGCCGAIRENRCMLLLFFIFLLLIFILLLAAGILGAVDESKVNNWVKERLNGFTPLSAQPQAVRDDLEKLQRELKCCGLLNGPSDWEKIPDSCRCNSTIADCKSSAIYQEPCATKIISLMEKNMEIVLGIAFAIAILLIFGMVFSMILYCQIGRKEAVGTTNNP; from the exons ctcactctcactctcactctcactatACAGCTGAGTGGTTGCATCATCCTGGGCGTGGGCATCTACCTAAAAGTTAGCAAGGGTGGAAACCAG ATCACCAATGAATCTCTTCCTGGCATTGACCTGATGATTGCCATTGGAGTGATCATCATGGTGCTCGGGTTCCTTGGCTGCTGTGGAGCCATCAGAGAGAACCGCTgtatgctgctgctg TTCTTCATCTTCCTACttctcatcttcatcctcctgcTGGCGGCAGGCATCCTGGGAGCCGTTGACGAATCAAag GTGAACAACTGGGTGAAAGAACGTCTGAATGGTTTTACGCCGCTGTCAGCCCAACCACAGGCTGTGAGGGATGACCTGGAGAAACTGCAGCGTGAG CTGAAGTGTTGTGGTCTTTTGAATGGACCATCCGACTGGGAAAAGATCCCAGACTCCTGTCGCTGCAACAGCACCATAGCAGACTGCAAATCATCCGCAATCTACCAAGAG CCCTGCGCCACCAAAATCATCAGTCTGATGGAGAAAAACATGGAGATAGTGCTGGGGATTGCCTTCGCTATCGCCATCCTGCTa ATTTTTGGCATGGTTTTCTCCATGATTCTCTACTGTCAGATTGGCAGGAAGGAGGCTGTCGGCACCACGAATAATCCCTGA